In Calothrix sp. PCC 7507, one DNA window encodes the following:
- a CDS encoding CAAD domain-containing protein: METEQHQNELVSTISAQGSIALPSAGTENLPILPPASEPDTQWRRISRQISRFLEQLPEYIGSFFQQYRQPLITIGLLFSAVVAAKIVLALLSAIHDIPLLAPAFELIGIGYAIWFISRYLLKSSTRQELATEIQVLKQEIVGG, translated from the coding sequence ATGGAAACTGAACAACATCAAAATGAATTAGTCAGCACCATATCAGCACAAGGTTCAATAGCACTTCCAAGTGCAGGAACTGAAAACTTACCAATCCTGCCACCTGCTAGTGAACCTGATACCCAGTGGCGGCGAATTAGCCGCCAAATCTCTCGATTTTTGGAGCAACTGCCCGAATATATAGGAAGCTTTTTTCAGCAATATCGGCAGCCTCTAATCACCATAGGTTTGCTTTTTTCAGCAGTTGTTGCAGCTAAAATAGTGTTAGCATTACTTAGTGCGATTCACGATATTCCCCTGCTAGCACCAGCCTTTGAATTGATTGGAATTGGTTATGCAATCTGGTTCATTTCCCGTTATCTACTCAAATCTTCAACCCGACAGGAATTAGCCACAGAAATTCAAGTGCTTAAACAAGAAATTGTTGGTGGATAG
- a CDS encoding BON domain-containing protein, which yields MKKLTPFLISCVLVFGAAACETTSKTTESAPNNPNEAAQAPSPQATQAAQEDAQSETRRRQLNEDIRAREQRSNITGGDTDRAKGDLASEVRSKLEANIPNGQLTISAEKDGTVTVGGTVNNQQQLAKIEPLAKEIKGVKNVIVKATVAPPKS from the coding sequence ATGAAAAAGCTAACTCCTTTCCTAATTAGTTGCGTGCTAGTTTTTGGTGCTGCTGCTTGCGAAACTACTTCCAAAACTACTGAGTCTGCTCCTAATAACCCTAACGAAGCTGCACAAGCACCAAGTCCACAAGCAACACAAGCCGCCCAAGAAGACGCTCAAAGTGAAACTCGCCGCAGACAATTAAATGAAGATATTCGCGCCCGCGAACAGCGAAGTAATATCACAGGTGGCGATACAGATAGAGCAAAAGGTGATCTAGCCAGTGAAGTTCGCTCCAAATTGGAAGCTAATATACCCAATGGTCAACTAACAATTAGCGCTGAAAAAGACGGTACTGTCACCGTAGGGGGAACTGTGAATAATCAGCAACAACTTGCTAAGATTGAACCTTTAGCTAAAGAAATTAAAGGCGTCAAAAATGTTATTGTGAAAGCAACTGTTGCCCCACCAAAAAGCTGA